In Candidatus Nitronauta litoralis, one DNA window encodes the following:
- a CDS encoding 1-acyl-sn-glycerol-3-phosphate acyltransferase, which translates to MKTLISAYHTTRFWVVITLLSLVLGTAAVTARLFDPTGNTSHKISALWARLLCVWNGVQVEVEGLEHAHSDRAQVFLANHQSFFDIFALAGFLPVQLRWVAKASLFRIPFVGWSMHASGYISVQRDDRKNAYQAFMASVEKLKSGASIVIFPEGTRSKDGNIGEFKKGGTLLASRAGVPIVPVTLIGTGGIIPKGSTAVHPGKVRIILSPEIDLETAKNQKESELLQKIRETICQNFESKQISK; encoded by the coding sequence TCAGCCTATCATACCACCCGCTTCTGGGTTGTCATCACACTGCTTTCACTGGTTCTGGGAACGGCAGCCGTCACCGCGCGGTTGTTCGATCCAACTGGAAATACCTCCCATAAAATATCCGCACTTTGGGCCAGGCTGCTTTGTGTGTGGAACGGAGTCCAGGTGGAAGTGGAAGGACTTGAACACGCCCATTCCGACCGAGCCCAGGTGTTCCTGGCCAATCACCAAAGCTTTTTCGATATTTTTGCGCTCGCCGGATTCCTGCCCGTCCAACTTCGCTGGGTCGCCAAGGCCAGCCTGTTTCGGATACCCTTCGTCGGTTGGTCCATGCACGCATCTGGATATATTTCAGTGCAACGCGATGACCGCAAAAACGCGTACCAGGCTTTCATGGCATCGGTGGAAAAATTAAAATCAGGGGCATCCATTGTGATTTTCCCCGAGGGAACCCGATCCAAAGACGGGAACATTGGTGAATTCAAAAAAGGAGGCACCCTGCTCGCAAGTCGCGCGGGAGTGCCCATTGTGCCGGTAACCCTTATCGGGACAGGTGGAATCATCCCAAAAGGCAGCACCGCAGTGCACCCGGGAAAAGTCAGAATCATTCTTTCACCGGAAATTGATCTTGAAACGGCAAAAAACCAGAAGGAAAGCGAACTGCTACAGAAAATAAGAGAAACCATCTGCCAAAATTTTGAATCAAAACAAATATCAAAATAG
- a CDS encoding nitroreductase family protein encodes MDTFDAIYQRRAIKHFDPDHRLTPVEETKLLEAAIQSPTSFNIQHWRFVVLRDSELRAKIRKEHGNDQAQMTDASLLIVMTADTKAWAKNPERYWANAPKEVSDLLVGWMGPFHEGRDWLQRDEAQRSIGMAMQTLMLSAKAMGYDSCPMIGYDIEAVAKLINLPEDHVMGAMVAIGKKTKDSWPKPGQLPLNDVVIENGF; translated from the coding sequence ATGGACACATTTGACGCAATTTACCAAAGACGGGCTATCAAGCACTTTGATCCTGACCACAGGTTAACACCGGTCGAAGAAACAAAACTACTGGAAGCAGCCATCCAGTCACCGACCAGTTTCAATATTCAGCACTGGCGGTTTGTCGTTTTGCGGGACTCTGAACTACGCGCAAAAATCCGCAAGGAGCATGGTAATGATCAGGCCCAGATGACGGATGCATCCTTACTCATAGTGATGACGGCGGATACAAAAGCCTGGGCAAAAAACCCGGAACGCTACTGGGCCAATGCCCCTAAAGAGGTGTCTGATTTACTGGTGGGATGGATGGGTCCCTTTCACGAGGGCCGGGACTGGCTACAACGCGATGAAGCCCAAAGGTCGATAGGAATGGCTATGCAGACTCTGATGTTGTCCGCCAAAGCAATGGGCTACGATTCCTGCCCGATGATCGGGTACGACATTGAGGCTGTCGCAAAACTCATCAATCTGCCTGAGGATCACGTGATGGGTGCGATGGTGGCTATTGGCAAAAAGACGAAAGACTCCTGGCCCAAGCCGGGCCAGTTACCTTTAAATGATGTCGTGATTGAAAACGGATTTTAG
- a CDS encoding redoxin domain-containing protein translates to MGQKLEPGDRAPNFDLPGVYGYKAGATSPSHEDGVRFKLKDYEGKKWVVLVFYHQDSSPEDTRLLVSFNGYNRKFTTKEIELLAISQNGVNSHRQFIEVYQLGFSLVADEKKEVTELYGVIREEKNQFDELETRVHRTTMVIDKTGMIRNIWQDIEDLREHPREVWEYIAKEKGV, encoded by the coding sequence ATGGGGCAAAAACTGGAACCAGGGGATCGTGCGCCTAATTTCGATCTTCCCGGAGTTTATGGTTACAAGGCCGGGGCGACGAGTCCCTCACATGAAGATGGGGTTCGGTTCAAGCTGAAGGATTACGAAGGTAAGAAATGGGTGGTCCTTGTATTTTATCATCAGGATTCCAGCCCGGAAGACACCCGCCTGCTGGTGTCATTTAACGGGTACAATCGGAAATTCACCACTAAAGAAATCGAACTATTGGCAATCAGCCAAAATGGAGTCAATTCCCACCGCCAGTTTATCGAGGTTTATCAACTGGGCTTCAGCCTGGTTGCGGATGAGAAAAAGGAAGTGACCGAATTATATGGTGTCATCCGTGAGGAAAAAAACCAGTTTGATGAACTTGAAACCCGGGTCCACCGTACAACCATGGTGATTGATAAAACCGGAATGATACGTAATATCTGGCAGGATATCGAGGATCTGCGGGAACATCCCCGCGAAGTCTGGGAGTACATTGCTAAAGAAAAAGGCGTGTAG
- a CDS encoding glutaredoxin, which yields MSAFEEEIKDEIAQNKILIYGKGTKTAPQCGFTVETIQFFQKYGYPFEVVNVLPNMEKREALNKMTNWPTLPKVFIDGKFYGDTDILDDMEAKGEVEPLLKAAFDENPPS from the coding sequence ATGTCTGCATTTGAAGAAGAAATCAAAGACGAAATAGCTCAGAATAAAATCCTGATTTATGGCAAAGGCACCAAAACGGCTCCGCAATGCGGCTTTACAGTGGAGACTATCCAGTTTTTCCAAAAATATGGCTATCCGTTTGAAGTAGTCAATGTACTACCCAACATGGAAAAGCGGGAAGCGCTGAATAAAATGACAAACTGGCCTACACTGCCCAAAGTATTTATCGACGGCAAGTTTTACGGCGACACGGATATCCTGGATGATATGGAAGCTAAAGGTGAAGTGGAGCCTTTGCTCAAGGCCGCGTTTGACGAAAACCCGCCAAGTTAA
- a CDS encoding BolA family transcriptional regulator — MISIPDLIKLITDKISDAEVNVMDKTGMSDHFIIHVTSKAFADVGIMDRHRMVQDCLSTAMADGRVHAAEIKTDVPG; from the coding sequence ATGATCAGCATTCCCGATTTAATCAAACTCATCACCGACAAAATTTCCGATGCCGAGGTCAATGTTATGGACAAGACAGGTATGTCGGATCATTTCATAATCCATGTAACGTCAAAGGCTTTTGCGGACGTAGGCATTATGGACCGGCATCGCATGGTCCAGGATTGCCTGAGTACTGCTATGGCTGATGGGCGTGTCCATGCGGCGGAAATCAAGACAGATGTCCCCGGCTAA